A genomic region of Phragmites australis chromosome 2, lpPhrAust1.1, whole genome shotgun sequence contains the following coding sequences:
- the LOC133909008 gene encoding pentatricopeptide repeat-containing protein At3g14730-like gives MAALRFPLRAILSRAAPPSARLLPPLHAHLVVSGRLAASPAVLTSLVSLYARYPAALHPAIPLLLAPSAPLPCFNAALSLPHALALPLFRRLRLAHSPDAFSFPPLLSSAPSPPHLLALHALALRCGLARDLFCASAMLRACLKFGLADHAHSLFDELTDLDVVVWNAMVNGFAKLGCFDRALECFRKMREEGAVEISSFTVTGILSVCTATADLGRGSAVHGLLVKSGFDKEASVCNALIDLYGKCHHVDDATRVFEGMAETDKDLFSWNSMLSALQYSADHVGTMRLFARMRCSAVWPDALTVAAVLPACAQTASLQVGRQVHGYIVTSGLARDGALDVFACNALADMYAKSGGLDESRRVFDWTHQRDVASWNIMIDGYASHGHGQEALELFQQMTEVEEGLVPDEVTLLGALSACSHSGLVEEGKGLLRRMKEEFGLEPQLEHYACVTDILGRAGRLDEARQVVEEAGDVGAGAWRTYLAACRMHGDKERAQETARMLMVAEESGSGGWVLLANTYGWDGNFEELEEVRGEMRRRGVQKAAPGCSWVEVGGENGGSGTVMHAFVSGDRGHPEADMIYEMLHALIGWMKDCSHLSNIIPLYPIECP, from the coding sequence ATGGCGGCGCTGCGGTTCCCGCTCCGCGCCATCCTCTCCCGCGCGGCCCCTCCCTCCGCGCGGCTCCTCCCGCCGCTCCATGCGCACCTCGTCGTGTCCGGCCGcctcgccgcctcccccgccgtGCTCACCTCCCTCGTCTCTCTCTACGCGCGCTACCCGGCCGCGCTGCACCCCGCCATCCCGCTCCTACTCGCGCCCTCGGCCCCGCTCCCCTGCTTCAACGCCGCGCTCTCCCTGCCCCACGCGCTCGCGCTCCCGCTcttccgccgcctccgcctcgcccACTCCCCAGACGCCTTCtccttccctcccctcctctcctccgcccCCTCCCCGCCGCACCTGCTCGCGCTCCACGCGCTCGCCCTCCGCTGCGGCCTCGCCCGCGACCTCTTCTGCGCTAGCGCCATGCTCCGCGCGTGCCTCAAATTCGGCCTCGCCGACCACGCGCACAGCCTGTTCGACGAATTGACCGACCTGGATGTCGTGGTGTGGAATGCGATGGTAAATGGGTTCGCGAAGCTCGGGTGCTTTGACCGCGCCCTGGAGTGCTTCCGGAAGATGAGGGAGGAAGGCGCGGTGGAGATCAGCAGCTTCACTGTCACCGGGATACTGTCAGTTTGCACCGCGACGGCAGATTTGGGGCGTGGGTCTGCGGTTCATGGGTTGCTGGTGAAATCAGGATTTGACAAGGAGGCATCTGTGTGTAACGCGTTGATAGATCTTTACGGGAAGTGCCATCATGTAGACGATGCAACAAGGGTGTTTGAGGGGATGGCAGAGACAGACAAGGATCTGTTCAGCTGGAACTCAATGCTGTCAGCGCTCCAGTACTCGGCTGACCATGTGGGGACGATGAGGCTATTTGCGAGGATGAGGTGTTCTGCAGTGTGGCCGGATGCACTGACCGTCGCGGCTGTTCTCCCTGCATGCGCGCAAACTGCATCACTGCAGGTTGGGAGGCAGGTGCATGGGTACATCGTGACAAGCGGACTGGCTCGTGATGGTGCACTGGACGTTTTCGCTTGCAATGCACTGGCGGACATGTATGCAAAGAGCGGTGGGCTGGATGAGTCTCGTCGTGTCTTTGATTGGACGCACCAGCGGGATGTGGCGTCATGGAACATTATGATTGATGGCTATGCATCTCATGGACATGGGCAAGAGGCACTGGAGCTGTTCCAACAGATGACAGAGGTAGAAGAAGGGCTGGTGCCAGATGAGGTCACGCTGCTGGGGGCATTGTCGGCCTGCAGCCACTCTGGGCTTGTCGAGGAAGGGAAGGGTCTTCTAAGGCGGATGAAAGAGGAGTTTGGGTTGGAGCCACAGCTGGAGCACTATGCATGTGTGACCGACATTCTTGGGCGAGCAGGGAGGTTGGATGAAGCAAGACAGGTAGTAGAAGAAGCGGGGGATGTGGGTGCTGGAGCATGGAGGACATACCTTGCGGCATGCCGGATGCATGGTGACAAGGAGAGAGCACAAGAGACAGCTAGAATGCTGATGGTGGCAGAGGAGTCAGGGAGTGGTGGATGGGTTTTGCTCGCCAACACTTACGGTTGGGATGGCAACTTTGAGGAGTTGGAAGAGGTGAGAGGGGAGATGAGACGGCGAGGAGTACAAAAGGCTGCCCCCGGTTGCAGCTGGGTTGAAGTTGGTGGAGAGAATGGTGGTAGTGGAACCGTGATGCATGCTTTTGTCAGTGGGGACAGGGGACACCCTGAGGCTGACATGATCTATGAAATGTTGCATGCCTTGATAGGTTGGATGAAGGACTGCAGCCATCTGAGCAACATAATTCCATTATATCCGATAGAGTGCCCGTAG
- the LOC133909007 gene encoding probable LRR receptor-like serine/threonine-protein kinase At1g06840 isoform X2, which translates to MWNNLTGNIPKEVGNITTLKLITLNGNQLSGSLPDEIGYLVNLNRLQIDQNNISGPIPKSFANLTSIRHLHMNNNSLSGQIPSELSRLPALFHLLVDNNNLSGPLPPKLAETPSLKILQADNNNFSGSSIPAEYSNIPTLLKLSLRNCSLQGAVPDLSGIPEFGYLDLSWNQLKGSIPTNRLASNITTIDLSHNFLNGTIPSNFSGLPSLQFLSVQGNLLNGAVPPTIWSNITFTGNRTLVLDFQNNTLDTIPAAFEPPEAVTVLLYGNPVCTTSNASRAANLCQPTPLNEAPSGRGPQLSIICAPCPTDGNYEYNPSSPLPCLCAVPLGVGFRLKSPGISEFRPYKEAFEINLAHLLDLLVYQLYIERYIWEAGPRLNIHLKLFPSNTSLFNVSEVVQLRELLAGWQITLADVFGPYELLNFTLGYYADEFPTVVSTGLKKSALAGILAGTIVAAIAVSVVSTIFIMRKHTNRRTVSRRSLLSRFSVKVDGVKCFTFDEMAAATSDFNISAQVGQGGYGKVYKGNLADGTAVAIKRAHESSLQGSKEFCTEIELLSRLHHRNLVSLVGYCDEEDEQMLVYEFMPNGTLRDHLSAKTERPLSFGRRLHIALGAAKGILYLHTEADPPIFHRDVKASNILLDSKFVAKVADFGLSRLAPVPDVEGTLPAHISTVVKGTPGYLDPEYFLTHKLTERSDVYSLGVVFLELLTGMKPIQHGKNIVREVNIAYQSGDISGIIDSRMSPNPPECAMRFLSLAMKCCRDETDDRPYMADIVRELETIRSMLPEGEDLVSETTGTGSGALTKSMSTTSTTTGVLFVSSHTSGTGQANSGIPSGTVVPR; encoded by the exons ATGTGGAACAATTTGACCGGTAACATCCCTAAAGAAGTTGGAAATATCACAACACTCAAGCTCAT AACTTTGAATGGTAACCAGCTATCTGGTTCTTTACCTGATGAGATCGGCTATCTCGTGAACTTAAACAGATTACAAATTGATCAGAACAACATATCAGGCCCCATACCTAAATCATTTGCCAACTTAACAAGCATTAGACATCT TCACATGAACAATAACTCATTAAGTGGGCAAATCCCATCTGAGCTGTCCCGATTGCCTGCACTCTTTCATCT CCTTGTGGACAACAATAATTTGTCTGGGCCACTTCCCCCAAAACTAGCAGAGACGCCTAGCTTGAAAATACT TCAGGCTGATAACAATAACTTCAGTGGAAGCTCCATCCCTGCTGAATACAGCAACATACCAACACTTTTAAAGCT GAGTCTTAGGAACTGCAGTTTGCAAGGAGCTGTTCCCGATTTGAGTGGCATACCTGAATTTGGCTACTT GGACCTTAGCTGgaaccaattgaaaggatctatACCAACTAATAGGCTTGCTTCAAATATCACTACAAT TGATTTGTCGCATAACTTTCTTAATGGAACTATTCCATCAAACTTCTCAGGGCTGCCTAGTCTTCAGTTTTT GTCAGTCCAAGGAAACCTCTTAAACGGTGCTGTTCCACCGACAATTTGGAGCAACATCACTTTTACGGGAAATAGAACCCTTGTTCT GGACTTCCAAAATAACACCCTTGACACTATTCCGGCTGCATTTGAGCCTCCAGAAGCTGTCACCGTTCT ACTTTATGGAAACCCTGTATGCACGACATCTAATGCTTCTCGAGCAGCTAATCTTTGTCAACCCACACCTCTAAACGAAGCACCTTCTGGACGGGGACCACAACTTAGTATAATCTGTGCTCCTTGCCCGACTGATGGAAATTATGAATACAATCCATCATCCCCTCTACCTTGCCTCTGTGCTGTGCCTCTGGGAGTTGGATTTCGGCTGAAGAGTCCAGGGATATCAGAATTCCGTCCCTATAAAGAAGCCTTTGAGATCAACTTAGCCCATCTGCTGGATCTGCTTGTTTATCAGCTGTACATTGAACGATACATATGGGAGGCTGGCCCAAGGCTGAATATACATTTAAAGTTATTCCCAAGTAATACAAGTTTATTCAATGTGTCTGAGGTGGTACAGCTCAGGGAACTACTTGCTGGATGGCAGATCACTCTAGCAGATGTTTTTGGTCCATATGAACTTCTCAACTTCACGCTTGGTTACTATGCAGATG AATTTCCAACTGTTGTGTCAACAGGTTTAAAAAAGAGCGCACTAGCTGGCATTTTAGCAGGGACAATTGTTGCTGCCATTGCAGTATCTGTAGTTTCTACAATTTTTATAATGAGAAAGCACACAAACCGGCGAACAGTTTCAAGGCGGTCAT TACTTTCAAGGTTTTCTGTCAAGGTTGATGGTGTGAAGTGCTTCACATTTGACGAAATGGCTGCGGCAACAAGCGATTTTAATATTTCAGCTCAAGTTGGTCAAGGAGGTTATGGAAAAGTTTATAAAGGAAATCTAGCTGATGGTACAGCTGTGGCAATCAAGCGTGCACATGAAAGTTCTTTGCAAGGTTCAAAGGAGTTCTGCACAGAAATAGAATTGTTGTCAAGATTGCATCATCGCAATTTGGTTTCTCTGGTTGGCTACTGTGATGAAGAAGACGAGCAG ATGCTGGTGTATGAGTTCATGCCCAATGGTACCCTACGTGATCATCTTTCTG CTAAAACTGAAAGACCTCTGAGCTTTGGTCGGAGGTTGCATATCGCCCTTGGTGCCGCAAAAGGAATTCTATATCTACATACCGAGGCAGACCCTCCTATATTTCACCGTGATGTTAAGGCCAGCAACATTCTACTGGACTCCAAGTTTGTAGCGAAGGTGGCTGACTTCGGTCTTTCAAGGCTTGCTCCAGTGCCCGATGTTGAAGGGACTTTGCCAGCTCATATCTCCACTGTTGTTAAGGGCACCCCA GGCTATCTTGATCCAGAATATTTCCTAACTCATAAATTGACAGAAAGAAGTGACGTGTATAGCCTTGGTGTTGTGTTTCTTGAACTACTGACTGGAATGAAGCCAATCCAGCATGGTAAAAACATTGTTAGAGAG GTAAACATAGCTTACCAATCAGGCGACATTTCCGGGATCATCGACAGTCGAATGTCCCCGAACCCTCCAGAGTGTGCCATGAGGTTCCTCTCCCTGGCAATGAAGTGCTGCCGGGATGAGACAGATGACAGGCCTTACATGGCCGACATTGTAAGAGAACTCGAGACCATCCGGAGCATGCTACCCGAAGGAGAGGACCTGGTGTCCGAAACTACGGGGACAGGCTCTGGCGCGCTGACAAAGTCCATGTCGACTACCTCGACGACTACCGGCGTCCTCTTCGTCTCGTCCCACACTTCCGGCACTGGTCAGGCGAACAGCGGCATCCCCTCTGGGACGGTGGTGCCTCGGTAG
- the LOC133909012 gene encoding WUSCHEL-related homeobox 8-like, with protein MEWGDKARASAAAVADERGGGGEGPGYVKVMTDEQMEVLRKQISIYATICEQLVDMHRALTEHQDSIAGMRFSNLYCDSLIVPGGHKITARQRWQPTPMQLQILENIFDQGNGTPSKQKIKEITAELSHHGQISETNVYNWFQNRRARSKRKQAASLPNNAESEAEVDEESLTDKKPKSDRPLHQNKALSVHNADRISEMDHFDTEHDQIGSMIYGSNDNGLRSSGSSAQMAIYENMMSNPRIDHFPGKVESSRSFSHFQHGGNFDMFG; from the exons ATGGAGTGGGGGGACAAGGCCAGGGCCTCTGCCGCCGCGGTAGCGGACGAGAGGGGCGGAGGAGGGGAAGGGCCCGGGTACGTCAAGGTGATGACCGACGAGCAGATGGAGGTGCTCCGCAAGCAGATCTCCATCTACGCCACCATCTGCGAGCAGCTCGTCGACATGCACCGTGCCCTCACCGAGCACCAGGACTCCATAGCAG GAATGAGGTTTAGCAATCTGTACTGTGATTCTCTAATTGTTCCTGGAGGTCACAAGATCACAGCAAGGCAGCGATGGCAACCAACACCGATGCAGCTGCAGATCCTCGAGAACATATTTGACCAAGGCAATGGAACACCCAGCAAGCAAAAGATAAAGGAGATAACAGCGGAGCTCTCACACCATGGCCAGATCTCTGAGACAAATGTCTATAACTGGTTTCAGAATAGACGGGCACGGTCGAAGCGGAAGCAGGCTGCTTCTTTACCAAACAACGCTGAATCTGAAGCAGAGGTGGATGAGGAGTCCCTTACTGACAAGAAGCCAAAGTCAGATAGGCCACTCCACCAGAACAAAGCTTTGAGTGTTCACAATGCTGACAGGATCTCAGAGATGGACCACTTTGACACAGAGCATGATCAAATCGGTAGCATGATATATGGATCCAATGACAATGGCTTGAGATCGTCTGGCAGCTCGGCCCAGATGGCCATCTACGAGAACATGATGTCGAATCCAA GAATTGATCATTTCCCAGGGAAGGTGGAGAGCTCCAGGAGCTTCTCCCATTTCCAACATGGAGGAAACTTTGACATGTTTGGGTGA
- the LOC133909010 gene encoding KH domain-containing protein SPIN1-like yields MEALTATDKCFSPARAMSPMPIMRPSSSPDAAGQYLEELLQEQQKLGPFVQVLPICGRLLNQEIMRISSMLSHLGVRGNERLPIASPNHMHPLPRVPNFCGNGFGPWNGLHPERTGFPRGAMGWQGAAQSHPSYIVKKIVRLEVPTDAYPNFNFIGRLLGPRGNSLKRVEATTGCRVFIRGKGSVKDPVKEEQLKGRPGYEHLGDPTHILIEAELPADVIDTRLAQAQEILEELLKPVDESQDTFKRQQLQELAMLNSTYREDSPLQNGSASPFSNGGTKQGKQ; encoded by the exons ATGGAGGCGCTGACGGCCACGGACAAATGCTTCTCCCCGGCCAGGGCGATGTCCCCGATGCCGATTATGAGGCCCTCTTCATCGCCGGACGCTGCCGG TCAGTACCTGGAGGAGTTGCTGCAGGAGCAACAGAAGCTTGGGCCTTTCGTGCAGGTGCTCCCAATCTGCGGCAGGCTGCTGAATCAAG AGATAATGAGAATATCAAGCATGCTTTCGCACCTTGGAGTTAGGGGAAATGAGAGGTTGCCAATTGCAAGTCCAAATCATATGCATCCATTGCCCCGGGTACCTAATTTTTGTGGAAATGGTTTTGGTCCGTGGAATGGGCTGCATCCTGAG AGAACTGGTTTTCCTAGGGGAGCGATGGGCTGGCAAGGTGCTGCACAGAGCCACCCCTCTTACATTGTCAAGAAGATCGTGCGGTTGGAAGTTCCAACAGATGCTTACCCTAAT TTTAATTTCATTGGCCGCCTGCTTGGGCCGAGAGGAAACTCACTGAAGAGAGTTGAAGCCACTACAGGCTGCCGTGTTTTCATCAGAGGCAAGGGCTCCGTAAAAGATCCTGTCAAG GAGGAACAGCTCAAGGGAAGGCCTGGCTATGAGCACTTGGGTGATCCAACTCATATCCTGATTGAGGCTGAATTACCTGCCGATGTCATTGACACAAGACTGGCACAAGCACAGGAAATACTAGAGGAGCTGTTGAAACCAGTG GATGAATCACAAGACACTTTCAAGAGGCAACAGCTTCAAGAGCTTGCTATGTTGAACTCAACATATCGAGAGGATAGCCCCCTTCAGAATGGCAGTGCCTCTCCCTTCAGCAATGGTGGCACAAAACAAGGGAAACAGTGA
- the LOC133909009 gene encoding protein PIN-LIKES 6-like, with protein MMERSLLEALATAAQGGTTGTSVLDMLKYAVLPIAKVFTVCFMGFLMASKYINILQHNGRKLLNGLVFSLLLPCLIFSQLGRAITIEKMIQWWYIPVNIVVGAVSGSLIGFVVASIIRPPYPYFKFTVIHIGIGNIGNIPLVLIAALCRDPSNPFGDSDKCNQDGNAYISFGQWVGAIIVYTYVFKMLAPPPGQTFDGSEEDELPIKASGENAVPQLGKYPTSICTSTVAEDEPLLSAEEVQNESATSLGSKIMGHVKCVVRFLKDKQLLQPPIIASAFAIVIGVVPFLKNFVLTDDAPLFFLTDSCLILGEAMIPCILLAVGGNLVDGPGEGSKRLGVRTTVAIIFARLVLVPLAGVGIVLLVDKLGFIPKGDKMFKFVLLLQHSMPTSVLSGAVANLRGCGKESAAILFWVHIFAVFSMAGWIIFYLSLLF; from the exons ATGATGGAGAGGTCGCTGCTGGAGGCGCTGGCCACGGCGGCGCAGGGAGGCACCACGGGGACGTCGGTGCTGGACATGCTCAAGTACGCCGTGCTGCCCATCGCCAAGGTGttcaccgtctgcttcatggggTTCCTCATGGCCTCCAAGTACATCAACATCCTCCAGCACAACGGCCGCAAGCTTCTCAACGGG CTTGTGTTTTCGCTTCTGCTTCCTTGCCTTATATTTTCCCAATTGGGTAGAGCAATCACAATCGAAAAGATGATACAATG GTGGTATATTCCAGTAAATATTGTTGTAGGAGCAGTGTCTGGATCTTTGATTGGCTTTGTTGTGGCATCTATCATCCGACCCCCTTACCCGTACTTCAAGTTCACTGTTATCCATATAGGAATAG GAAATATTGGAAATATACCTCTGGTCCTCATTGCAGCATTATGTCGGGATCCATCTAATCCGTTTGGTGACTCTGATAAATGCAACCAAGATGgaaatgcatatatctcattTGGTCAATGG GTTGGTGCAATTATTGTTTACACATATGTATTCAAGATGCTTGCTCCACCACCAGGACAGACCTTTGATGGCTCTGAAGAAGACGAACTTCCAATCAAGGCATCTGGAGAGAATGCAGTGCCCCAACTAGGTAAATATCCAACAAGCATTTGCACAAGTACTGTAGCAGAGGATGAGCCTCTGTTATCCGCTGAGGAAGTTCAAAATGAAAGTGCCACTTCTTTGGGATCAAAG ATAATGGGCCATGTTAAATGTGTTGTTAGATTCCTAAAAGACAAGCAGCTTCTCCAACCACCAATTATTGCATCT GCTTTTGCAATTGTCATTGGTGTTGTCCCATTCTTGAAGAATTTTGTCCTTACGGATGATGCACCTCTGTTCTTTCTTACAGACAGCTGCCTCATTCTTGG GGAAGCTATGATCCCATGCATTTTACTTGCTGTTGGGGGCAATCTTGTTGATG GTCCTGGTGAAGGAAGTAAAAGGCTTGGTGTACGTACCACCGTGGCTATAATTTTTGCGCGGTTGGTCTTGGTCCCTCTTGCTGGGGTTGGCATTGTCTTGTTAGTTGATAAACTTGGTTTCATTCCAAAAGGAGACAAAATGTTCAAGTTTGTCCTGCTACTACAACATTCTATGCCCACATCGGTGCTGTCAG GTGCTGTTGCAAACCTGAGAGGGTGTGGAAAAGAATCAGCTGCGATCTTGTTCTGGGTTCACATTTTTGCCGTGTTCTCCATGGCAGGATGgatcattttctatttgagcTTGCTCTTCTAA
- the LOC133909007 gene encoding probable LRR receptor-like serine/threonine-protein kinase At1g06840 isoform X1 — protein sequence MGSLGNILCAVILIVLSFCYVDVARGQTTDPNEVNALKAIKGSLVDPMNNLKNWGSGDPCTSRWTGIFCDKIPSDPYLHVTEIQLFKTNLSGTLAPEVGLLSQLKTLDFMWNNLTGNIPKEVGNITTLKLITLNGNQLSGSLPDEIGYLVNLNRLQIDQNNISGPIPKSFANLTSIRHLHMNNNSLSGQIPSELSRLPALFHLLVDNNNLSGPLPPKLAETPSLKILQADNNNFSGSSIPAEYSNIPTLLKLSLRNCSLQGAVPDLSGIPEFGYLDLSWNQLKGSIPTNRLASNITTIDLSHNFLNGTIPSNFSGLPSLQFLSVQGNLLNGAVPPTIWSNITFTGNRTLVLDFQNNTLDTIPAAFEPPEAVTVLLYGNPVCTTSNASRAANLCQPTPLNEAPSGRGPQLSIICAPCPTDGNYEYNPSSPLPCLCAVPLGVGFRLKSPGISEFRPYKEAFEINLAHLLDLLVYQLYIERYIWEAGPRLNIHLKLFPSNTSLFNVSEVVQLRELLAGWQITLADVFGPYELLNFTLGYYADEFPTVVSTGLKKSALAGILAGTIVAAIAVSVVSTIFIMRKHTNRRTVSRRSLLSRFSVKVDGVKCFTFDEMAAATSDFNISAQVGQGGYGKVYKGNLADGTAVAIKRAHESSLQGSKEFCTEIELLSRLHHRNLVSLVGYCDEEDEQMLVYEFMPNGTLRDHLSAKTERPLSFGRRLHIALGAAKGILYLHTEADPPIFHRDVKASNILLDSKFVAKVADFGLSRLAPVPDVEGTLPAHISTVVKGTPGYLDPEYFLTHKLTERSDVYSLGVVFLELLTGMKPIQHGKNIVREVNIAYQSGDISGIIDSRMSPNPPECAMRFLSLAMKCCRDETDDRPYMADIVRELETIRSMLPEGEDLVSETTGTGSGALTKSMSTTSTTTGVLFVSSHTSGTGQANSGIPSGTVVPR from the exons ATGGGCAGCCTTGGAAATATCTTGTGTGCAGTAATCCTGATCGTCTTGTCCTTTTGCTATGTGGATGTGGCAAGGGGGCAAACAACTGACCCAAATGAAG TGAATGCTCTCAAGGCTATCAAAGGCAGTTTAGTTGATCCTATGAATAACCTTAAGAATTGGGGTAGTGGGGATCCATGCACGTCACGTTGGACTGGAATCTTCTGTGACAAGATACCAAGCGATCCATATCTTCATGTAACAGAAAT ACAGTTGTTTAAGACGAATCTTTCCGGAACTTTGGCACCAGAGGTCGGTCTTCTATCCCAGCTGAAAACATT GGACTTCATGTGGAACAATTTGACCGGTAACATCCCTAAAGAAGTTGGAAATATCACAACACTCAAGCTCAT AACTTTGAATGGTAACCAGCTATCTGGTTCTTTACCTGATGAGATCGGCTATCTCGTGAACTTAAACAGATTACAAATTGATCAGAACAACATATCAGGCCCCATACCTAAATCATTTGCCAACTTAACAAGCATTAGACATCT TCACATGAACAATAACTCATTAAGTGGGCAAATCCCATCTGAGCTGTCCCGATTGCCTGCACTCTTTCATCT CCTTGTGGACAACAATAATTTGTCTGGGCCACTTCCCCCAAAACTAGCAGAGACGCCTAGCTTGAAAATACT TCAGGCTGATAACAATAACTTCAGTGGAAGCTCCATCCCTGCTGAATACAGCAACATACCAACACTTTTAAAGCT GAGTCTTAGGAACTGCAGTTTGCAAGGAGCTGTTCCCGATTTGAGTGGCATACCTGAATTTGGCTACTT GGACCTTAGCTGgaaccaattgaaaggatctatACCAACTAATAGGCTTGCTTCAAATATCACTACAAT TGATTTGTCGCATAACTTTCTTAATGGAACTATTCCATCAAACTTCTCAGGGCTGCCTAGTCTTCAGTTTTT GTCAGTCCAAGGAAACCTCTTAAACGGTGCTGTTCCACCGACAATTTGGAGCAACATCACTTTTACGGGAAATAGAACCCTTGTTCT GGACTTCCAAAATAACACCCTTGACACTATTCCGGCTGCATTTGAGCCTCCAGAAGCTGTCACCGTTCT ACTTTATGGAAACCCTGTATGCACGACATCTAATGCTTCTCGAGCAGCTAATCTTTGTCAACCCACACCTCTAAACGAAGCACCTTCTGGACGGGGACCACAACTTAGTATAATCTGTGCTCCTTGCCCGACTGATGGAAATTATGAATACAATCCATCATCCCCTCTACCTTGCCTCTGTGCTGTGCCTCTGGGAGTTGGATTTCGGCTGAAGAGTCCAGGGATATCAGAATTCCGTCCCTATAAAGAAGCCTTTGAGATCAACTTAGCCCATCTGCTGGATCTGCTTGTTTATCAGCTGTACATTGAACGATACATATGGGAGGCTGGCCCAAGGCTGAATATACATTTAAAGTTATTCCCAAGTAATACAAGTTTATTCAATGTGTCTGAGGTGGTACAGCTCAGGGAACTACTTGCTGGATGGCAGATCACTCTAGCAGATGTTTTTGGTCCATATGAACTTCTCAACTTCACGCTTGGTTACTATGCAGATG AATTTCCAACTGTTGTGTCAACAGGTTTAAAAAAGAGCGCACTAGCTGGCATTTTAGCAGGGACAATTGTTGCTGCCATTGCAGTATCTGTAGTTTCTACAATTTTTATAATGAGAAAGCACACAAACCGGCGAACAGTTTCAAGGCGGTCAT TACTTTCAAGGTTTTCTGTCAAGGTTGATGGTGTGAAGTGCTTCACATTTGACGAAATGGCTGCGGCAACAAGCGATTTTAATATTTCAGCTCAAGTTGGTCAAGGAGGTTATGGAAAAGTTTATAAAGGAAATCTAGCTGATGGTACAGCTGTGGCAATCAAGCGTGCACATGAAAGTTCTTTGCAAGGTTCAAAGGAGTTCTGCACAGAAATAGAATTGTTGTCAAGATTGCATCATCGCAATTTGGTTTCTCTGGTTGGCTACTGTGATGAAGAAGACGAGCAG ATGCTGGTGTATGAGTTCATGCCCAATGGTACCCTACGTGATCATCTTTCTG CTAAAACTGAAAGACCTCTGAGCTTTGGTCGGAGGTTGCATATCGCCCTTGGTGCCGCAAAAGGAATTCTATATCTACATACCGAGGCAGACCCTCCTATATTTCACCGTGATGTTAAGGCCAGCAACATTCTACTGGACTCCAAGTTTGTAGCGAAGGTGGCTGACTTCGGTCTTTCAAGGCTTGCTCCAGTGCCCGATGTTGAAGGGACTTTGCCAGCTCATATCTCCACTGTTGTTAAGGGCACCCCA GGCTATCTTGATCCAGAATATTTCCTAACTCATAAATTGACAGAAAGAAGTGACGTGTATAGCCTTGGTGTTGTGTTTCTTGAACTACTGACTGGAATGAAGCCAATCCAGCATGGTAAAAACATTGTTAGAGAG GTAAACATAGCTTACCAATCAGGCGACATTTCCGGGATCATCGACAGTCGAATGTCCCCGAACCCTCCAGAGTGTGCCATGAGGTTCCTCTCCCTGGCAATGAAGTGCTGCCGGGATGAGACAGATGACAGGCCTTACATGGCCGACATTGTAAGAGAACTCGAGACCATCCGGAGCATGCTACCCGAAGGAGAGGACCTGGTGTCCGAAACTACGGGGACAGGCTCTGGCGCGCTGACAAAGTCCATGTCGACTACCTCGACGACTACCGGCGTCCTCTTCGTCTCGTCCCACACTTCCGGCACTGGTCAGGCGAACAGCGGCATCCCCTCTGGGACGGTGGTGCCTCGGTAG